In a genomic window of Natranaerovirga pectinivora:
- a CDS encoding terminase small subunit — protein sequence MAKKGNQGNGGGKPLKWGSPEELEQYIQEYFEWTKKNDKHITVTGLAWWLGCSKQTIQNYEKAEENDWLQRLDSEERRRYVDLIKDTKRYIEMEYEERLYNRSKATGGIFSLKNLYGWVDKQEVVNTNKEIIVDIIDDDSNSEEL from the coding sequence ATGGCTAAGAAAGGGAATCAAGGCAATGGTGGAGGGAAACCTTTAAAGTGGGGAAGTCCTGAAGAGTTAGAGCAGTATATACAAGAGTATTTCGAGTGGACTAAAAAGAATGACAAGCATATAACTGTAACTGGATTGGCATGGTGGTTAGGTTGTAGTAAACAAACTATACAAAACTATGAGAAAGCCGAAGAAAATGATTGGTTACAAAGGTTAGATAGTGAAGAGAGACGTAGGTATGTGGACTTGATAAAAGACACCAAAAGATATATTGAAATGGAGTATGAAGAAAGATTATATAATAGAAGTAAAGCCACAGGGGGAATTTTTTCTCTGAAGAACCTGTACGGATGGGTTGACAAGCAGGAAGTTGTTAATACCAATAAAGAAATTATCGTTGATATTATAGATGATGATTCTAATAGTGAAGAGCTATAA